The DNA sequence TTCGTCGGCCTGTGGCCGGACCAGCCTCCGGCGGTCATCGTGCCGATCACCGCCTACGGCGCCGAGATGTGGACCAGCATCCGCATCAGCGGCGAGACCTGGTACGGCACGTACCACTGGACCTGGGCCTCGATGATCGCCGAGCGAAAGCCGGGCGTCAGCCTGGCCGCAGCGAACGCCGACCTCACCTCCGCCTACCTCCGGAGCTACACCGCCCAGGGAGATGTTGATCACGGGATTACGCCGGTCGCGATCGCCAGACCGCACGGGATCGTCGCGTCGGTGCTGTCGGAGCGCGGGCCGGACGAGTCGAGCGAAGCGAAGGTCGCGACCTGGATCGGAGGCGTGGCGCTGGTCGTCCTGCTCATCGCCTGCGCGAACGTCGCCAACCTGCTGCTGGCGCGCGCTCTGAGGCGCCGCCGGGAGATCGCGGTCCGGATCGCGTTGGGTGTGGGCCGCGCGCGACTGCTCTCCCAGTTGTTCACCGAGAGCGTGCTGGTGGCGGTCCTGGGCGGCGGCGCCGGCGTGCTGGTGGCGCAGTTCGGCGGCCGCGTGCTGCGCGCCGAGCTGTTGCCCAAGACCGCCGACGCCACCGTGGTGTCGGACCCGCGCACGCTGCTCTTCGCGGGCGTCGCGGCGCTCGCCGCGGGCTTCCTGACGGGCCTGGCGCCGGTCCTCCAGGTGCGGCGCGCCGACCTCACCGGCGATCTCAAGGCCGGAGCGCGGGAAGGCGGCGTCGTCCGCTCCCGCACCCGCGTGGTGCTGCTGGTGCTCCAGGGCACGCTGGCGGTGGTCCTGCTCGTCGGTGCCGGGCTGTTCGTCCGCTCGCTCCGCAACGTGCGCACGGTGCCGCTCGGCTACGACGTGGATCCGGTCCTGATCGTGGATCTCCAGATGCGCGGGGTGAACCTGGACAGCGCGGGTCGGGTGGCGTTGCGCACCCGTCTGCTGGAGGAGGCGCGGACCATTCCGGGCGTCGTACAGTCATCCCGGCAGGTCACGGTGCCCTTCTGGAGCATGTGGAACACCGACCTGCACGTCGCCGGCATAGACTCGGTGCAGCGCTTCGGAGAGTTCGACCTCAACGCGGTGTCGCCAAGCTACTTCGCCACGATGGGGACGCGGCTCCTGGCGGGGCGCGGTATCGCCGACAACGACGTCGCCGGCGCGCCGCGCGTGATCGTCGTCGGGCAGTCCATGGCGAAGGTGCTCTGGCCGGGGCAGCAGGCGCTGGGGCAATGCATCCGCGTGGGCAGCGACACGGTGCCCTGCAGCACCGTCGTGGGGATCGCCCAGGACATCAAGGCCTATGACCTCGGGAACGACAATACGACCCGGTCTTACTTCTATTACATGTCGTGCGCGCAGTTCAATCCCGACGGGGGCGGGCTGTTCGTCCGCACCACCGGCCCCGCGGCCGCCGCGCAGGAGACCGTGCGGCGGCGCCTGCAGGCGCTGATGCCCGGCGTGTCCTACGT is a window from the Gemmatimonadales bacterium genome containing:
- a CDS encoding FtsX-like permease family protein, with product FVGLWPDQPPAVIVPITAYGAEMWTSIRISGETWYGTYHWTWASMIAERKPGVSLAAANADLTSAYLRSYTAQGDVDHGITPVAIARPHGIVASVLSERGPDESSEAKVATWIGGVALVVLLIACANVANLLLARALRRRREIAVRIALGVGRARLLSQLFTESVLVAVLGGGAGVLVAQFGGRVLRAELLPKTADATVVSDPRTLLFAGVAALAAGFLTGLAPVLQVRRADLTGDLKAGAREGGVVRSRTRVVLLVLQGTLAVVLLVGAGLFVRSLRNVRTVPLGYDVDPVLIVDLQMRGVNLDSAGRVALRTRLLEEARTIPGVVQSSRQVTVPFWSMWNTDLHVAGIDSVQRFGEFDLNAVSPSYFATMGTRLLAGRGIADNDVAGAPRVIVVGQSMAKVLWPGQQALGQCIRVGSDTVPCSTVVGIAQDIKAYDLGNDNTTRSYFYYMSCAQFNPDGGGLFVRTTGPAAAAQETVRRRLQALMPGVSYVTVTPLSDIVGNEMQSWRLGATMFTVFGALALALAAIGLYSVIAYNVAQRTQEMGVRIALGAQTRDVVRLVLREGMKLAVVGVVLGAVVALVVSRFVKPLLFQVSPRDPLVFATVAAALLAVAVLASVLPARRAARVDPMQALRTE